The Thermodesulfobacteriota bacterium genome contains the following window.
ATGAGCTCCCGGATATCAACAAACCGGCGCTCCGGGGGCGTCTTTTCCCTTACATCTACCTCAAAAAATATGCTGCTGATGGGGTATCTTTTAGAACGCTGGGCGCGGCAATGATATCCTTTTAAGGAGAGCTTCTTCAGCTCGCCCCTCAGTTTTTCCAGGGGCAATCCCAGGTCCAGAAGCGCCCCCACCACCATATTGCCGCTTATGCCCCCAAGGCAGTCGAAGTACAGTATAGAATCGCGGGTGTATCCTGGTATTTTATTTTTTTGTATCCGTGTTTTTTGCATGAAGCCCCTGGACCAGTCTGTAGATTTTCTCTCTGGCCATGTATGAAAAGATAACGGCAGCCAGAGCTATCCCAAGCAGGATAAAAAAACCGACATACTCTTTATCAAAGACCTTGCTCCCCTGGAGGGCAAACATCAGCGTGCCGGGTATGCGGCCAACCGCAGCGATGACGAGAAAGACACTGGTAGGCATGAGACTAAGCCCCAGGAGATAACATAGAGAGTCCTTGGGAACCCCCGGCAGCAAAAAAAGGATAAAGGCTATAATAACGCCCTGGTGCTCGACTATGAAGTTGAACTTATTGTAGATCTTTGTCTGGCCTAAGCGGCGGGTTACATAGGGCGTAAATATTCTGGAGATACTAAAGGCCAACCATGAACCCAAGGTTAATCCAACAGTCGAATAGATAAATCCTTTAACCGCACCAAAGAGGTATCCGGCGATAAATCCACCAGTGGCCTCCCCCGGAATCGGGGAGATTACCACCTGCATTATCTGGAGGCCGATAAAGGCCAGGGGCGCCAGCGAGCCGAAAGAAGCCACAAAATCCCGGATCTTTTCCCGGTCAGAAAGCAGGGCGCTGAATTTGTCATATCCAATAGTTGATAAAGAATTATGGAGCAGTACCAGACCGAACAATGAGAGGCATAAAAGAATAATGGCCCAGAGTAATAACTTTTTGTAGAGATTGCCCTTGTCCATTGTTTTTCTATACTTATTTTTAAGACTTTTGGCAAGTCAAGTATGATGAACTCGTAAAAAGTCAAGGTTTGGACGGCACAGTAAAAAGCTCCAGTTGCAAGGCGCGCAAATCCTGAGGAATGAGGCGTACTTGTAGCTACGCCGCAGTGACGAAGGACGCCGCGCAACGCAGCAAATGGACTTTTTACGAAGCCGTCAAGTGTGGATAGGGTCGGCCTTTAATCTTGACTACGGTCACACCAAATGTTACCCTACGGCTATCCATAAAAGCCAAGGTAGCCGCCATGAAAAAGTTTATTATATCAATAAGTAGTCTATTTGTAATCCTGAGCTTATGCTCATCGCTTTGGGCCGGAGAACCGGCCAGGGTTGCCATTATCCCCTTCAATGTCCATGCGCCGGGTGATCTGTCCTACCTACAGGACGGCATCTTCGACATGCTGGCCAGCCGTATTGCCTGGGAGGGGAAAGTCGTGGTGCTGGAAAAGCACGCGGTTAAAGATATATACCAGAAATATACGGGCGATTTAAATGAAATATCGGCCAAAAAACTGGGCCAGGAGTTAAAGGTCGATTACATCCTTTTCGGCAGCCTTACGGTACTCGGAAATTCAAGCAGCCTGGACGCCAAAATAGTAGCCACAAATCTTAACCAGCCGGCCATGTCCGTTTATACTCAGACAAAAAGTCTGGATGAAGTCATTCCTAAAGTAGATGAATTTGCCGGGGATATAAATGCCAAGATATTTGGCCGGACTCCGGTTATCACCCGTACCGCCATCGCCCCGCCTAAGGAACAAACGACGGTTGCAGCCCATCCACAGCGGATTTTATTGTCCAGCCAGGAAGAGGAGCCTTCTTCTAATCTAAATCCGGATTTTATTCAACTTTCTGCCAAACAAAAGAAGGCCGGTTTTTGGAAGAGCCAGGAGTTTCCAGCCGTTATGAGAGGGATGCAGGTAATCGACCTGGACGGCGATGGACAGAAAGAAATAGTCTTCATCACCCAGACAGATGTCTGGATATACCGGCAAAAAGGTGAAAAACTGGACGAGGTAAAACATATCAAGGGCAAATCCACCTATGATCAACTTTCCGTGGACGTAGGGGATATAAACGGTAACGGGACCCCTGAAATTTACGTGTCCAACCTGAGTTCCGGCAACGTGGATTCATTCGTTCTGGAATGGAACGGCTCAGATTTTGTGCGCATCGCCGAACATCTCCGCTGGTATCTCAGGATAACTAAGCTGGCAGGGGGCAACCTGACCATAGTCGGCCAGCAAAAAGATATTAATAGTCCCTTTACGTTGGCCGTTTGCGAGCTGCTATGGGTAAACAAAAAGTTACAGGCCGGAGAACAACTTGGCCTGCCTGTAGGCGCTAACGTATTCAATTTCACGATAGCGGATATCGACGGAGACAAGACTGCAGAAACTATCATGATTGATGAACACAATAAACTCAAGGTTTATGCTGCCTCCGGTGAACTGCGCTGGAAAAGTGACGAACCCTATGGAGAAACTATTAACTTTGTTACGGTCAACCCCAACCGCACACGCTCCGACACTGAAGAAAGGATATATCTGCCCTCACGGATCACTGTGACCGATCTAAACAAAGATGGTATTGCCGACCTTATAGTAAACAGAAACCTTTCTACCGCATCCCGACTGTTGCGAAACTTCAAAGAATATACCAGCAGCGAGATATATTTGCTCAGCTGGGACGGGCTGGGCCTGGCGGAAAGTTGGAAGACACGCAAGATATCCGGTGGAGTCTGTGATTATCAGTTAGTAGATACCGATGGGAAAGACCATTACGAACTCTTTGTCGGTATCATAATGAGAACCGGCGTCGCACCCCTTGTTTCCGGCAAAAGCACGATAATCAGCTACAGGCTCAACGTCAGTCAGGACGAATAGCGTTTTATCAAAAGGTTAACCACAGAACACATAGCTTTCAGCGGGTAGCGTATAGCTCCAAACGTGAGGCGTCTTTCGTCTCTCGTCCCTCCCCTTACGTCTCCCCTCTCACCTTCCTTGACTGCCGACCGTTGTAATCTGTTTTTTTGTTGACATTTTTTTGAAGTTAACGGTTAACTTACCGATGTATTCTTAGGGACATCCGGCGAAAATCTGTTCCGTATAACCAGGATACAAAAATCGATTAATTCATGGAAACCCTTGTCGGTAAAAATGCCCTGCGTTTTTTGCGCGAGATCATGTTGAGGAAAACTCAACTCAGCCTGTTTATTCCTGGCGCTGATTACACTCGTTTAACTATCATCCTTAAGCTCCCTGTAATCGGTGACCAACAATATGTGGCAATGGACTGGATAGAAGATTTTGCGGATATTATTCTCTCTCATCCGGATCCCAAGCTTATCTTTGAATGTATTGACAGCCAAAAAATCCCGTATCGTTTTTCAACCAAGCCCTACAAGGCAGAGGACAGGGAGATATGGGTCTATTCCCCCAAAGAAATTGTTCGTATCCAAAGACGGCGGCACTTCCGTATTGATGTCCCCTCAGGCAGTGAAGTGAGGATGTCCCCGGGAGGAGAAACCTCGGCCTTCGCCATAAAAGACATCAGTGTAAGCGGATTAGCCATCCTCGTACCCCGAAATAAGGGAAAAGAAAAATTTCTAAAGCTCGGTGATGAACTAAAAGAGCTCAGAGTCCATCTCCTCCTGGAGGGAAAAGTTTACGGGATTGCCGTAAAGTCAGCCATAGTAAGAAGGTTGCAAGATAATATG
Protein-coding sequences here:
- a CDS encoding VTT domain-containing protein, translated to MDKGNLYKKLLLWAIILLCLSLFGLVLLHNSLSTIGYDKFSALLSDREKIRDFVASFGSLAPLAFIGLQIMQVVISPIPGEATGGFIAGYLFGAVKGFIYSTVGLTLGSWLAFSISRIFTPYVTRRLGQTKIYNKFNFIVEHQGVIIAFILFLLPGVPKDSLCYLLGLSLMPTSVFLVIAAVGRIPGTLMFALQGSKVFDKEYVGFFILLGIALAAVIFSYMAREKIYRLVQGLHAKNTDTKK
- a CDS encoding VCBS repeat-containing protein, yielding MKKFIISISSLFVILSLCSSLWAGEPARVAIIPFNVHAPGDLSYLQDGIFDMLASRIAWEGKVVVLEKHAVKDIYQKYTGDLNEISAKKLGQELKVDYILFGSLTVLGNSSSLDAKIVATNLNQPAMSVYTQTKSLDEVIPKVDEFAGDINAKIFGRTPVITRTAIAPPKEQTTVAAHPQRILLSSQEEEPSSNLNPDFIQLSAKQKKAGFWKSQEFPAVMRGMQVIDLDGDGQKEIVFITQTDVWIYRQKGEKLDEVKHIKGKSTYDQLSVDVGDINGNGTPEIYVSNLSSGNVDSFVLEWNGSDFVRIAEHLRWYLRITKLAGGNLTIVGQQKDINSPFTLAVCELLWVNKKLQAGEQLGLPVGANVFNFTIADIDGDKTAETIMIDEHNKLKVYAASGELRWKSDEPYGETINFVTVNPNRTRSDTEERIYLPSRITVTDLNKDGIADLIVNRNLSTASRLLRNFKEYTSSEIYLLSWDGLGLAESWKTRKISGGVCDYQLVDTDGKDHYELFVGIIMRTGVAPLVSGKSTIISYRLNVSQDE
- a CDS encoding PilZ domain-containing protein; translated protein: METLVGKNALRFLREIMLRKTQLSLFIPGADYTRLTIILKLPVIGDQQYVAMDWIEDFADIILSHPDPKLIFECIDSQKIPYRFSTKPYKAEDREIWVYSPKEIVRIQRRRHFRIDVPSGSEVRMSPGGETSAFAIKDISVSGLAILVPRNKGKEKFLKLGDELKELRVHLLLEGKVYGIAVKSAIVRRLQDNMETNVIQCGLEFTGIDNKTENIVNDYIRRLERFMLRKLRGMED